The window AAGAAGGGATACAAAAGTATAAATCTCTAAttgaaactatttattttaaatgaatcccctaagtattaatttaaatgattaaggATATGTTTAATAAccataaaattgaattgaatttggAATTAGGTAATTCCAAATTTTATGTttgttataacattttaaattaagaattcaTATTGATtgtgttttttaattttcaattctaCTATTTTATTAAGTTAACTTGATGTTCCCTTTCGCCCAAGGAATCCGGCCCTTCAACTCtaactgttattttttttttaatgagaattggGCAGTAACAAAAACTCTTgacaaaatttttaataaaaatcaccTCTAACTAAAATTTTTGGACACTTGAGCTAATGCTAATAGGTTGTGTTAAACCAATATTTTAGCATTACGATATAAGTGTTTATTCCGTTTGTAAATTTCGAATATGTTGAGGCAAATGTTTGTTTTGCCCAACAAAAATGATTATGTCGTTCCCTATTTTGTGACGTTTTTAGTGAAACAATTATAAGTTTTCTAAGTTATGGTAGTTGGAAGATGACTCCGAGAAGTGAAAAGGATTCgaatttaaatctaaaatattacaCTTGTGTTAATTCTATTgtattttaattctaaattaaaattttacatttaaattcctaaataaatattataattgaaattgtaccctaatttcaattttaataccAATTCCACCCAAACCAAACACATAAAACAATTATcctttgttattaatatttattagagGTGAATTTAAATAGCCATTAAAACCATACGCACATACAAGattctaattatattattgtttagtattagaattcttataaaattaaaataaatatatatttcttttgcttgaatgaaaaaaaatataaaagaattataattccaaaggtagaaatttaaatttaatacctaTTCTTATACAAATTAAACTTATATCTTAAGTGAAAATTTCAATCATCCAAAAAAAAGTCTAAGAAATGCCAGAATCTTCTGTACAATTAGATGGAGAAACGAACTAATTTGTCAAGATATTCAAACCGATGAGTATAACATTACTCGCACGTGAAGAAGAGTCTCGATCACCTAACAAAACTAGAAAACGTATTGTAACGCCCAATTTTGTTCCAACATTGATCTGACTATCTCTGGTGTTTTGTGTAAAGTCTTCACCCAAgtgtattaaaattaaaaaaataaagtttcacGAGTATTAACATGGTTTTGAGATTATGTTTATGTTTCGATGCTGGGTTACACATTGACATCGATGCTATATCACATGTGTCCACCTCAAATTGTGATCTCTACTACACATATTTgaccatttattaaaaatataaaaattttactttatttttatccaAGTCCTAACATTCATTTTAAAAGTATTGTATTCCAATTTTATCATGTGTCTAGTTTAGTACCATTCTGTCCCTATTTATAGGTCTTGTTATAGTCATGGTATATAGAATTAAATAGAGAATAAGATGATATCAACCTTATAGAAAAACTatcctaaaataaatatttgaaatttcaatatagagagttagaaaaaaaaacttagaaaATATCTTTTACATTTGAAGTTATTTAGACTTCAATTTTAGGAAATTTTATAGATCTTCTTTGAACGCGATTATAGACAGGTTAGAAGCCAAACTGAAATAATGATCACAATGTAGAATAGGTAGATAAACTAGTTATCTAAATTTTTGTTcaagattcaaaatatttggatcaatatttgaattgatatgaattttttaagaatttatcaTCAAATAAGTTCATCATATTTTCAAGAATTTCGTACATACTGTGTGAGTATCATAAGTTCTACTCAGAGGTGGATTCCATTggaaaaatatacataaaagtTGTGGATATATGTATTGTACATGCTGTGTAAAACTTTTAGTCAGTTTGGGTCAGTATCCATTGTAAGATTGACAATCTACTAAGATATGAAAGAAAGTATCAAAAATTTCTAATTAAGGAACCTTACTCTCTTGGCTCTATCTGACTTTCATAGAGTTAAAATTGACCCAAATGTGTATCAACAAAGTTATAGATATAGAAGCCATCTAGAAcgtgtcaaaattttaaattaattgacattaaaataaattttcagtTGATTTTCCAAGAATGTGTGCCTAATAACCAAAATTAGGTTTTATCAAAAACCTATTTTATTATGTTCTTCCTTGACACAATCTAAAACgcgttttcaatattttttggATCGTCTTTCTCATGAAATATCTTGAGAAcgacaattaatttatttttgaatttgaaattaaatttagaagAATTTTACAATGAATTGATGAAATGCAATCCAAtaaaaagttttcaaattttctaaTGAGCATATCTAGATTAACAAATTAAAGAACTACATAATTTATAAGGAGTATGAAACTCAAATATGCAGTAATTGAAACTTGTTTATATTACAAATACAAGTGAAATTTAGAGTCTTCCTAAGTTTTCTCACAAATCCTAAACATGATTCTAAGGCATCCTAACATATCTATTGAAGAAATTATACCTAGTTAGAATGGCTTTTATGATTGAAGTTTCAACCCATGTTGGAAGATCCTAGCTATCCCATTTCTCAatgaaaaatctgaaaaaatttTCTTGGCCGCCACTCATTAGAAATATTTTACTAATCTAGAGAATTAAAAAACTACAAATATAGTCTCTAAATTCTCTCTTCCAAGAAATTTTTTTGGGGCCTTTGATGGTAAAATTGTTTCTCTATCTATAGTTGCATGTGAGATTGAAAATTCCTTAGATTTTCAATGTGTGACAAAGAGAATTAACTCCTTATTCATTCTTTCCTCACTAtttgtttttcactttttttcttTAGTGATTAAACAAcgtcattctaaattatttgtGTCGTCTGTTTCATTTAAGCTACATGAGCGACCGTCCATCACTTGCAGTGGTCTAATTGTCGTTAACGCAATCGCGGTCacatttttcaatatattttatttcatcctacaaaacaaataaaccaacattaatacatatcattaattttacccttcatttattattatttatattatgattttatttaaaaatattagttcgACTTTTAATTAATCTTGGAAAGAATTGATACAAAATatttccaaaattaattattttattatcataaaattaaatttgtaggCTCggaattatgtttaaaaattataaagtggGGGTAAAAATGAGTGTATATACTTTTCAAAGTATGAGTAATAAGTATGTCGAAGTCAAAATACAACTAAATGTAATGCGAGATAATTATATTCACTTTATTTATTGTTCTTAACCTCtcgttttaattatttaatttcatttacaaattttaaatttgttgaagtagttatttgttttgtccattaaataaaaatagaaatcatGGTTGTGGAGGGTAATCCTagttttttatcaattttttattttattttttccaatcaaatattttgtgtttttaatgaAACAATTATAAGTGActctttacaaaaattatttattaataataatatatttgtagcTTTGTTATGATATTTGTGAATGACAAATTAGTTGACATCATTATTCAATAATCAAAATTCCATAACTTAATTTTCTCTCAAAtctcataaagaaaatataaaaaaccaaAATGATCGATTAGactcggcaaaccacccaccaaaTCATATAGTCAACTTATTGCGACTCATACCTTTTCATATGTCTTTTTATCCTCTCGACAAATCACACGCCAATCTTAACCGACCTCTTTTACACCCactttaacaaatcaacaaccaattcctatcgatcacacacctcttaccctcgtcaaaccaaccattaatccCTAATTgactctcatcttgtgactcacactttttcatatgcaacTTTACCCCTCGACAAACAACTCACCCATCTTAGACGAccttttttaccctcactttaacaaattaacaaccaatacaaattgatcacacacctcttatgcatcatcaaaccaaccactaacccctCAGTTAAttatcatcttgtgactcacactttttcatatgtctctttatcccctcggTTGACAAACCAttcaccacccgacctccatcttgagacctcacactttcaaatgctcatcaAACCCACCAATAAattcgacctcacactttcacatgcctCTAATACCTTGTTTAAAAGTTTTGACACCATATATTATACTCAAGAATGCATTCTTTAACATCCatctctcaaatatttataatactcacttttaatatatatatatatatatatagaaatattataaataataataacaaatatttattatatttttatgaagatttgtatatatatataattagtaattttaatactaaaaagaaaaaatactttattaaaatcTCTTTCACCATATATGTCATCTAAATTATCTTTCAATGATACATTATTAACCCTAACTATTCTCATAATTCCCACCATACTTAAGCATTTGACTATGTCTTTTGCCTTTTTCTCACCCTCTATGTAAGAACTATACGGTCATCAAGGGTGCATTCTTAAAAATCAGATTACACATTTTGCCATGATTTTAGGCCCTGAATCACTCTCTGTTGAGGGATCCTTAAGTTTTCTCACTAATGTTTTCTTTACTCAAGCCAACATTCCCAACATTCAGTTACACTTTTCGGCATGAACTTAGGCTCTAAATCACCCTCTGTCGACGAACCCTTAtgttttctcaccaatgtttgcgttactcaaaCCGACATTCTTGCTTCCGCTTCATCTATTGATGTTCGCGcacccacatataataattacttttagatGGATTTGAACCCTACTCttaagtatgaaatgttaacacttgaactactagaccacttatgattgttaaaatgattttataattttgtgtatgtatatatattttataaattatattttgaataactatatatattatataaatttttcatactcatactaaaaaatataataaaaataattatatctcttatcataatattaaataaaaaaattttctttaataatgatatatataccattatatataacaaaattaattaaatttcttatcctaattttatttattaagtatgaAACACGTTgagtacatattttaaaattattgtacttttttttgttgaatttattttgttttccatGTGCATGCCACGTAAATTTActagtatttattataatgtttaactTAAGCCGACATTCTCAACATTCGATAACACCTTTCAGCATGATCTTAGGCTCTAAATCACCCTTCGTGGATGAATCTTTAGGTTTTCTCTCCAATGTTTTCattactcaagccgacattctcAGCATTCGATTACACCTTTCGACATACATTCTCGTTTCTGCTTTATCTACTAATGTTCACACattcacatataataataacttttagaGAGATTCGAACCAAAATGTTTACACTTTAACCACTAGATCACTTATGATGGTTGAAATAATTCAATagttttgtgtatgtatatatatatgttttttaaagttacattttaaataactatatatattatataaattttgtatactcatacaaaaaaaataattatatctcttatcctaatattaaataaaaataataatgatatatatatatatatataatatatatatataacattattattatatcctattttttctcaatatattatataaatttattaataaaaattatatcttattctaatttaaaatatttatctcttaatttatttttcaatatataataattatataatattatatatttatttatttaattttatatttatatcatatttttcctaactaatttcttttaaaaaaaaacacaaaataactttttgtgttttatatatcttttttcttatttttaatttatattatataatatttgatttaatagattaagtttttatatatatttaaatataataaaagaagaaaatatttttataaaattaatgatgatagAGATTATTAATGATGTTAGAGGTTATTATATATGGGAAATGATACAGAGCGGTAAATTTGGGCGGAAAAAACGTAGGGAATGACATGGCATGGTTACGtgtcattttaattaaattatgtttttattcttccgttacttttttctctctcctaaacCTTTTTATTCTTCCGttacttttttctctcttctaaaTCCGGTTATCTTCTTTCTCCCTGTTCAAGGAAAGTGATAGCTCAAATCCACAGACTTactaaaaatcatttttgatTCATTCTTCGTCCGAAATcattttcgattcattcttCGTTCGATTCGTTTGTTCTCGCACCTCGTCGTTTATCCCTTATTTCTGACTTCCGCTTTCGACCCAACAGAAATATTCATCCACTGATTCTGCCGCTTCAATGTCTTTCGGCGCCGACCGATCAGAAAGATTACTTTTATTTGGTAGATCTATTGTTTCTGTATAAATTCTTTGTTCTTTCGTTCGTTTTGTGTATATTTGAAAGGTGTATCGAATGTATTGATAATCTAAAATGATTCATTATAAGGATTTAGCTGCTTTTGTGTGGATTTTCTATATAaatcatttgttttttctttgttttgtatAGATTTGAAAGGTGTATCAAATGTATTGATAATCTGAAGTGATTCGCTGTAAGGATTTAGCCGCTGCCATTAGAGGACATTAGTGTTGATATGTTTGAGAAGATGATGCTCCTtcaatttttatgtattaattgaAAACTATTGTTAAACTTCATCTTAAACCTTTGATATTATATGagattattattaaattgagaaataaaagcAGACCTACAAGATTTGAATAATAGAGAAGGAGTCAACATGGTCAATCTGAAGGATTCAATGTAGCTCTGAGCATCAGCACAATATCAAGTGTTAAAACTCAAGAGAGATAAAGTaaaaagagagatgaaaatatattgttaaaagGTGGAGCAGTAacaaaaattttttttaataattttgttttgaaatcgATCTCACTTGTTGTTAGTAGAGCTTTCCAGATTCCAATTGATAAATAGCATTGCAAAGTACATGGTCCTTAAGGGGGAATACAAGACATCTTATATTTGGCATGACTACTAAACTTGGAAAGTACTACCCATTATTTGCACCTTAACCTCAAtatcaacaaacaaacaattacAAATCTTACGAGAACATTAACGTCATGATGGACATTCAACAAATTAATCAACCTTTTAATGGTGGACCAacagagaaaaataatataagaaccCATGATCCCAGAAGACAAAAGACCTCTATTTACATCATTCCAATCCCAATTACTGAAGCAATATAGAATATGTTGACATAAACAATCCGACAAAGAACAGTCTTACAAGAATTCAAAACCATAAACAATATTATCTACAATTTAATCGCAAAAACTTCCTAGTTAGATGAATAATTGAAGATAGATGAATCAACAAAGGTGACTTGAGTTCACCATTCTACTAACATCTCCACAAATGAGGATATGTGAGTCTATTACAATTGATTCTGGGCACATTCAACTCTGATTTGTAGAACATACAACTGGTTCTATTACAACCTAACCAAAAAAGAgtagattaataaaattataggcaattgaagttgaaaatgataaataaaaaattgaataaatttaatgtatatGACTTACATTTTGACTGGATTGAGTATCGAATGTCTCAATTGTATGGTTCAAAACGGATATCACTTCTTGCtatgatatattaaattcagtattattaaaaaaactataatcaataattactaaaaatacAATTCATACCTTTTTCCGACGTTTGGCCACCGTATTTCTTACAATTTGTTCAAGTTTGGACTGTTTTCTTTTCGTCGGTGGACGTCCACGAGACCTAACTTTCAATGGGCTGTGCAAACTCTTCGCAATTCTACTTTCATCACCCTCCATAGAATGGATTTTATTAACATCCATTAACCTCTGTTTTGTTTCTTTCAGCATCTCCTCTACAATCAATAAATTTTCGTCATTTTTTGACCCAAGATCTGAGACTTCATTCCACAATGGTTGAAGTCTATTTTTTCTTCGTTTATCTTCCTCAATATGATATGAGTCATCATAAATATTGGTGATTTCCTGATAACCACGATTAACATCTTTCCTCCATCTGTTTAGAATATATTTGTCAGGAACTATAGAGATTTTTAGTCGGAAAAGAACATAAATCAAATGTCTACACACAATTCCTCGAAATTCAAAAAGGCGACACAGACACTTCATCTCACACTGTGACTCATTATAGTGCACCAAAAATGGAATGTCCTTTCCATCTGCGCCTCCTTTCCCAAATACTGTTTCCACCACTTCAAACACAGTAGTGGACCCTTCTTGTTTCATTAATGAGGTGTTACAATACATCAAAGCTCTAATTTCATTTTGAACCATCGTGAATATTTTGTTGGTGTAGATATTCTGAAACTGTTTCTCAATTGAATAAGCACTAATGACCGGAAAACAAGAATTGTAAGACATAAAATCAGAAGCtttttccttttcaatcttGCTTTTCATGGCACTGTCATATTGTTCAACAAATTGTTTTAACGTTGTTTTTGAATGAACATATCCATCAAAAAATGcattcatactctcacttctttGACTCGTTGACATCCCAGCCCAAAATTTATCTTTCACAAAAGCTGGAAGCCACTTATGACGGATTTCATATAAAGAATTCAACCAATCATTACCCCCCAAATTGAATTCTTCAATGAATTTGTTCCAGTTAGTCTCGCATTCGTCAGACGTCAATGAATTGTACACAACATTCTTCAAATTTTTCTTTATCAACTTGTATTTAGCATAACTACTAAACTTGGATGGAATTTTTTTCATGATATGCCAAAGACATAAACGATGATGAGTGTTCGGAAATACTTCAAGAATGGCAATTTCCATGGCTTTACATTGATCAGTAATAATACCTTGTGGAGCTCGACCTCCCATGCATGTCAGCCATgatttaaataaccaaataaaagtTTGTGAATCTTCTTTCGAAATCAAACCACATCCAAGCAACACAGATTCACCATGATGATTTGTTCCAACAAATGGTGCAAAAGGCATGTCATATGCATTAGTTAAATAAGTAGTATCAAACGTAATAACATCTGAAAAATACTCATACGTAGCCTTACATCTTGCATCAGcccaaaatatatttcttattcgACTATCATCATCTACATCAATCATGTAAGAGAAATTTGAATTTCTATTTTGCATacgagaaaaataattattcaaggCTTCTCCATCACCATTCCCAAGTCTCAATCGACGTGCCTCAATCACATAATTTCGACACTTTCTCTCATCAAATGACAAGTTTTCAAAACCACCAGCTTCAACAACAAATGATTTAAAACTCTTACTCAATGTAATTCCTGCTTGATCATTCAACTCTAATTTTCTTTTCGTTTCGGAATCTAAAACTTTATTACACCTAAAGTGTCTTGACTTCCTTGGACTTAATGGATGATTGTGTTCAAGTTGCATACttgtaatttcaaataaaccatcaTTTTTAACCATGATGTTAATTCGTGCTTTACAATTTGTTCTGCTAGAAGGTCTAggataaaaagtattttttccTTTACTAATAGACTTACGTTGTTTAGAGCATCCAAAGCAAAAATACCTTTGTTGGCCATCATTTCCTTTTTTTGAACTTTGTTTGCAAATTCCAAAACCAACACCTTGTGCATAGGACTTGTAAAAATCACGCAGTTCATTTTCTGATGAGAAGAGCATCCCAAGTTGTGGAGTTTTGACTTGATTTGTTGTTGACGAACCACTCAAACATTGCATATCACTCTCATTCAATGACACACTTTCTGATCGGTCGGCGCCGGAAGACATTGAAGCGGCATAATCGGTGGAAGAATATTTCTGTTGGGTCGAAAGCGGAAGTCAGAAATAAGGGATAAACGACGAGGTGCGAGAACGAACGAATCGAATGGATCGAAAATGATTTCGGACGAAGAATGAatcaaaaatgatttttaatgaGTCTGTGGATTTGAGCTATCACTTTGCGTGAATAGgggagaaagaaagaaacaggAAGAGATAACCGGAtttagaagagagaaaaaagtaaCGGAAGAATAAAGAAGgtttaggagagagaaaaaagtaacggaagaataaaaacataatttaattaaaatgacaCGTAACCATGCCATCATGTCATTCCCTACGTTTTTTCCGCCCCAATTTACCGCTCTGTATCATTTtcccattatatatatatgttaggaaTGTCTTAATAGCATTTAAAGTCTTAATATCTTagtagattaaaatattttacatgtttttgttaggttgcacgttaaaacatatatataatatttttattttatttttaaccatttaaattttatgggcgggtcaaccaatgatccgacccaagtatccattactctcacgtatatattcaaattaaccaaagcTCTTGACCCGACGAATTCAGATTAagtattgttatatatatatatatatatatatatatatatatattataatgaatgTCGCGCGTTCATCAATTTtgtgtataatttataatataaagtcttat is drawn from Impatiens glandulifera chromosome 3, dImpGla2.1, whole genome shotgun sequence and contains these coding sequences:
- the LOC124930582 gene encoding protein FAR-RED IMPAIRED RESPONSE 1-like, which produces MSSGADRSESVSLNESDMQCLSGSSTTNQVKTPQLGMLFSSENELRDFYKSYAQGVGFGICKQSSKKGNDGQQRYFCFGCSKQRKSISKGKNTFYPRPSSRTNCKARINIMVKNDGLFEITSMQLEHNHPLSPRKSRHFRCNKVLDSETKRKLELNDQAGITLSKSFKSFVVEAGGFENLSFDERKCRNYVIEARRLRLGNGDGEALNNYFSRMQNRNSNFSYMIDVDDDSRIRNIFWADARCKATYEYFSDVITFDTTYLTNAYDMPFAPFVGTNHHGESVLLGCGLISKEDSQTFIWLFKSWLTCMGGRAPQGIITDQCKAMEIAILEVFPNTHHRLCLWHIMKKIPSKFSSYAKYKLIKKNLKNVVYNSLTSDECETNWNKFIEEFNLGGNDWLNSLYEIRHKWLPAFVKDKFWAGMSTSQRSESMNAFFDGYVHSKTTLKQFVEQYDSAMKSKIEKEKASDFMSYNSCFPVISAYSIEKQFQNIYTNKIFTMVQNEIRALMYCNTSLMKQEGSTTVFEVVETVFGKGGADGKDIPFLVHYNESQCEMKCLCRLFEFRGIVCRHLIYVLFRLKISIVPDKYILNRWRKDVNRGYQEITNIYDDSYHIEEDKRRKNRLQPLWNEVSDLGSKNDENLLIVEEMLKETKQRLMDVNKIHSMEGDESRIAKSLHSPLKVRSRGRPPTKRKQSKLEQIVRNTVAKRRKKQEVISVLNHTIETFDTQSSQNVVIEPVVCSTNQS